A window from Agelaius phoeniceus isolate bAgePho1 chromosome 13, bAgePho1.hap1, whole genome shotgun sequence encodes these proteins:
- the SYNM gene encoding synemin isoform X3: MGLVATFHYPRALLEGESKPWIIWREEYAGKLPQDIINTLYNYTDIYSTYQESNRSKVSPAPRITDTRHRMPVTNMSSSAHYSAHSTHAGSHTTTGGRTFGRDLLGSTYRPSTTVTKDERIVTDHKELRTFTPDYSSWRSTEMQQKRIPERKKTEVTTSSTVSFSKESTHAERSDKDHKPDAERSKPGFTRFPAYELITNAKPSKYEETIIETRTTLKDKRGGSKPTDEKTSLLKEKDKLEKQTKDEKKKTDEKSFIEETVDFGRKTEQKKYIHEEVSQKVTGSDISAARTLKSESSKKDATVTLESRSKDVIEIPISIERPVPDKGPQRNKEIRVQGVKTSIGRETDEQVTQSAETRQVRISEAESSVEDQEQIRDGNHRMGALPTESIAENIVADILKSFTQSSSSQMSTDTKVTYFDKKEQEDEGKIKTEFTVQSQVQEDIAISDEGDLGQLSNQDVRKVIREGFEGTPSKEEIEDIVHHGLKGSESGKNVSVNVEIVEEPLDYTTDERTDFSTPFQVEEVEDSFPERERRYGEEEQNVTFTYEDVKKKKPRHESFTHVEEVTEEDDSPIEQKYFVSVPDEHPIINEKVDDSVYGQIHIEEESTIKYSWQDEFLQGTQSKREEGARSPEETYKVVGEEASAHILKEHPEGERSHVESIVIEKEIKIPHEFQTSIKGLLSKETKDPKHQLKEALEQLEDSLPESVKEELSALTKDSKVDASNLAFDIKKVDQKEEGGSVTIVAEVNLSQTLNTDEFDVDQLGEVITSEKEKATLHSLKKESSDRSSVEVSSHSDKYTPFADQEIYSSSTTRRSGGTGYHTTERVVYDGSVSETADYGEASHSSHSADETKSQRRVRVGPAEVQGFEQVLYEGPGSETLELSASEDLVQREGLSEFSQSVKHFKLGPKEIQTTEQVIFTGPITTVVEEMDSGNLSQKVSTDFSRTTRRVTVGSRQVTEDVSFEGSGSDSLALNSSDGLSQAEGAVDVSRSMRHFRLGPKEVHTEHVIFEGPISGKVEVSSTRDFSQAESSVRQIQMGPQGFMTAEEIIYQGPVSEHTEITELEDQTFSGGSRAFRHVKISPAGTHAEEIIFSGPIAGVVEDLSQIAESSESSSSVKHIKVGSRETAYTFQMDVSNLGGTSAVKSAEQQGARLVSSKQEPSAGQPQVIVESNQLAGNENTRSGYVLSSFSQDQGEKVVEQSFFDQTVQLQRTVGQRSDTSEEKKVAFVYLDHEEEDDEENDNDGQWF; this comes from the exons atgggacttgtTGCCAcattccactatcccag AGCTTTGTTAGAAGGGGAGAGCAAGCCATGGATTATATGGAGAGAAGAGTATGCAGGGAAACTGCCTCAAG ATATTATAAACACTTTGTATAACTACACTGATATTTACTCTACTTATCAAGAAAGTAATAGAAGTAAAGTTTCACCAGCTCCCAGGATCACTGACACGAGGCACAGAATGCCAGTGACAAATATGAGCAGCTCTGCACATTACTCAGCCCACTCCACGCACGCTGGATCACACACAACAACGGGGGGAAGAActtttggaagggacctgcttGGTTCAACATATCGCCCTTCAACCACTGTCACAAAGGATGAAAGGATTGTAACAGACCACAAAGAACTAAGAACATTTACTCCAGACTACAGTAGCTGGagaagcactgaaatgcagcaaAAGAGGATtccagaaaggaagaaaacagaagttaCAACTTCATCCACAGTATCTTTTTCAAAAGAGTCAACACATGCTGAAAGATCAGACAAGGACCACAAGCCTGATGCTGAAAGAAGTAAACCAGGCTTCACTAGATTTCCAGCTTATGAGCTGATTACCAATGCAAAACCATCTAAATATGAAGAAACTATAATTGAAACTCGGACCACGCTAAAAGACAAAAGAGGAGGCAGCAAACCAACTGATGAGAAGACATCtctgctgaaagaaaaagataagctggagaaacagacaaaggatgagaaaaagaaaactgatgAGAAATCTTTTATAGAAGAAACTGTTGATTTTGGGAGGAAGACCGAGCAGAAAAAATATATCCATGAGGAAGTTAGCCAGAAGGTAACAGGGAGTGATATTTCTGCTGCAAGAACTTTGAAAAGTGAATCAAGCAAAAAAGATGCAACTGTGACCTTGGAATCAAGAAGCAAAGATGTCATTGAGATACCAATCAGCATTGAAAGGCCTGTTCCTGACAAAGGGCctcagagaaataaagaaataaggGTACAAGGTGTTAAAACTTCCATAGGAAGAGAAACAGATGAACAGGTAACTCAGTCTGCTGAAACTCGCCAAGTGAGGATTTCAGAAGCAGAGTCCAGTGTGGAAGATCAAGAGCAAATTAGGGATGGGAACCATAGAATGGGAGCTCTGCCAACTGAAAGCATAGCAGAGAATATTGTTGCTGACATTCTTAAAAGTTTCACACAGTCTTCTAGTTCACAGATGTCAACAGACACCAAAGTGACCTATTTTGATAAGAAAGAACAAGAAGATGAAGGGAAAATCAAGACTGAGTTCACAGTGCAGTCTCAAGTTCAAGAAGACATAGCTATTTCTGATGAAGGTGACTTAGGACAGCTATCAAACCAGGATGTTAGAAAAGTGATTCGAGAGGGCTTTGAGGGGACTCCTTCCAAAGAGGAGATAGAAGATATTGTCCATCACGGCCTGAAAGGAAGCGAGAGCGGAAAGAACGTGTCTGTGAATGTGGAGATTGTAGAGGAGCCACTGGATTACACCACCGATGAAAGGACTGATTTTTCAACACCTTTCCAAGTAGAAGAAGTGGAGGATTCATTCCCTGAGAGGGAGAGGCGTTATGGTGAGGAGGAACAAAACGTCACCTTCACGTATGAAGATGTCAAAAAGAAGAAACCGCGCCATGAGAGCTTCACTCATGTGGAAGAAGTAACCGAGGAAGATGACTCACCTAttgaacagaaatattttgtatCTGTTCCTGATGAGCATCCTATTATTAATGAAAAAGTTGATGACTCAGTCTATGGGCAAATTCATATTGAAGAAGAATCAACTATTAAATATTCTTGGCAAGATGAATTTTTGCAAGGCACACAAAGTAAGAGAGAGGAAGGTGCAAGGTCTCCAGAAGAAACCTACAAAGTGGTGGGGGAGGAAGCGAGTGcccatattttaaaagagcatCCTGAAGGTGAAAGATCCCACGTTGAATCCATTGttattgaaaaagaaattaaaattcccCATGAATTTCAGACTTCAATAAAAGGGCTTTTATCCAAGGAAACAAAGGACCCTAAACATCAATTGAAGGAAGCTTTGGAGCAGTTGGAGGACAGTCTCCCAGAAAGTGTGAAAGAGGAGCTCTCTGCGTTAACAAAAGACAGCAAAGTGGATGCTAGTAACTTGGCATTTGATATCAAAAAAGTTGATCAGAAGGAGGAGGGGGGCTCAGTGACCATCGTTGCTGAAGTCAATCTGTCCCAGACCCTTAATACTGATGAATTTGATGTAGATCAGCTTGGTGAAGTAATCACAAGCGAGAAAGAGAAGGCAACATTACACTCGCTGAAGAAAGAGAGCTCAGATAGGAGCAGTGTAGAAGTTTCTTCACACAGTGACAAATACACTCCTTTTGCTGACCAAGAGATCTACAGCTCCTCCACGACGAGGCGGAGTGGTGGCACTGGCTATCACACCACTGAAAGGGTCGTTTATGACGGTTCGGTTTCAGAAACTGCGGATTATGGAGAGGCCTCTCACTCATCACACTCAGCTGATGAGACCAAGTCCCAGAGGCGTGTCAGGGTTGGCCCAGCAGAAGTCCAGGGGTTTGAGCAGGTCCTGTATGAAGGGCCTGGTTCTGAAACGCTGGAGCTCAGTGCCTCAGAAGATCTTGTTCAGAGAGAGGGGCTCTCAGAATTCAGCCAATCTGTGAAGCACTTCAAACTGGGCCCCAAGGAAATCCAAACCACAGAACAAGTTATTTTTACAGGCCCTATTACTACAGTTGTAGAAGAGATGGATTCTGGAAATCTTTCTCAGAAGGTCTCAACAGACTTCAGCAGGACCACAAGACGTGTCACAGTAGGATCAAGGCAAGTGACTGAAGACGTCTCTTTTGAGGGGTCGGGTTCAGACTCTCTGGCACTCAATAGCTCAGATGgcctttcccaggctgaaggGGCTGTGGATGTCAGCAGATCAATGAGGCACTTCAGGCTGGGCCCAAAAGAGGTTCACACTGAGCACGTTATCTTTGAGGGACCCATCTCTGGTAAAGTGGAGGTCAGCAGCACGAGGGACTTCTCACAGGCAGAAAGTTCAGTCAGACAAATCCAGATGGGTCCCCAGGGATTTATGACAGCTGAAGAGATCATCTACCAGGGGCCTGTCTCTGAGCACACAGAAATCACTGAACTGGAAGACCAGACCTTTTCAGGAGGCTCAAGAGCCTTCAGGCACGTTAAAATAAGTCCTGCAGGAACTCATGCTGAGGAAATCATCTTCTCAGGACCCATTGCTGGAGTGGTGGAAGATCTTTCACAAATAGCAGAgtcctctgagagcagcagctctgtgaagCATATTAAAGTAGGCTCCAGGGAAACAGCTTACACTTTCCAAATGGATGTTTCCAACCTGGGTGGAACATCTGCAGTGAAGAGTGCAGAACAGCAAGGGGCAAGGCTGGTGTCCAGCAAGCAAGAGCCTTCTGCTGGGCAGCCACAGGTCATCGTTGAAAGCAACCAGCTTGCAGGAAATGAAAACACAAGAAGTGGCTACGTTCTCTCCAGTTTTTCCCAAGATCAGGGTGAAAAGGTGGTGGAACAGTCATTTTTTGATCAAACTGTGCAGTTGCAAAGAACGGTCGGCCAAAGGTCGGATACTTCTGAAGAGAAGAAAGTCGCTTTTGTCTACCTGGACCATGAGGAGGAAGATGATGAGGAGAATGATAATGATGGACAGTGGTTCTGA